ATTCCTAGTAATTGGGTTGCTAAGTTCTAAGTTGTAAGAATTcctttatgttttttgtgtttacttTTATGCGAGTGACACCTAATGTTCATGTGCTCCACAAGGTAATTTCACTTATCAGTTTTGTCTTGTAGCAAACAGTGTGCAGCTGGAAGATGGAAAAGGTTCCAATGATCTACTGCCACTGAAAATTGGAGCCCCACCACCACTTCTTGTAGACCCTTTTAAAGTTAAGTACTTCAATGATGGACCTCCTCAGTTTCACCACTCTCCAAAACACTTCTCTCTCTGGAGACATATTCATTAAGGCTGTTTCTtcctatcatcatcatcatcatcatcatttatGGCTTCCTTTTGGTCATTCTTAGTAATGCTCATGGCCTTAATGGCATGCAATTCTTCATTGGCTTTGCCTTCTCGACAAAACATGCATGTTTCCACCATTTCAGCAGCACCAACAACATTACCAGGTGCCCCTATGCAATTCTCTCCTTCTATGTCACCAGATATTGACCCTTTGTTTCCAACCCCTGGAACTGCTGCTTTTTCTCCCTCAGACTCCTCAATCCCCACAATTCCTTCAAGCCCCAGCCCTCCCAACCCTGATGTCACCAATAATCCAGGCTCAGTTTTGGCTTTTCCACCCTCAGAGTCCATGCCAGCTTTGGCCCCATCTTCCCACGGTGTATCTCTCCCTCTTTATTCACTTTTTCATCTTCCCATTCTGGTATTTTGCATAATGCTGCTTCATGGCATGTGAGGTGAATAGTGGTTGCAGTTTCTACATATCTTCTCCAAACATGTTTTGTCAGCGTTTACTGTTTAGTCTGTATATCAAGTGCTACAAGGCATTACGAGTACCCTGAAGTGCTACAGTTTTACAATGTTTCAAAACATTAAGACTTGTAAACATTTTCAAGTTTTTATCTGATATTCTGGGTTATTTGAGTGTAGAAATCACAGTTGAGGGGAAATGTTTTTCATCGTTATATCAGTTCGGAATTAACTCATGAAATGTAATGTGATAGGAAACTTTTGctgttttatcttttattctttaattttgagtATTGgttacatttattttcattttttagtatatattattgtagtaattctttgtttcttttactTCTGCATATATAGTATATACTGGATGTAGATTTCGGACACGCAGGGGGACATTCTCCTACTTATACATATATTACCACTGGCCTCCACAATTAATTGAATCAAAGGCTTTTTTCCCCCTAGGAATTAGGACCACAAGTCACTTTGTTGTTGTGAAAAAGAACCTTTTAGTGACTCTGCATCGAGGGCACTTAGCATTATTATATAGGAGAAAACATTTTTGGCATGAAAAGGAGAGTTGGGCACATTGGACGGGCTACGATATAGATAACTAACATAAAGTGAGACAACCAGAATATGCATATGTCGCTAACAAAGTATGTAGAAAAACAAGTGTATAGGAAATCCACTAGATACTCGGTCTTGGATTAGTTAGGAATATACTAAGCTGTATACAAGATCTGTAGGTTACTTGAGCAGGTCCCCATAACATGTACATAGGTCTCTTTTAATATTGCTCTACAAAACTTAGCTATTTACTCTGTGAACCTTATCTAGAGAGCTACAATACTAGGTTGATTCTTCGTAATTCCATTAAACAACTGCTCTGATAATGATCCCATGAAATTCTTAAACCCAAATGGATTCTTCCATTTGTTGGCTGATTCCTTAGCAATGAAGCTTCTCATCTTTACGTTCTCCTGCTTCAGCATATCTATAGCTAAACTCAGGTGTCTTATCACCTCTATTTTCTCTTGGTCTTTTTGCTTAAGGTGGTCCTTCTGCGCGCTATTCTCTTGCCTTAACTTCATTACTTCACCAGAAAGGGTACCTTTTTGtgctctttcatcttttccaagTCGTTCTATTTCTTTCCTTAACATCACTACTTCACCACAAACGCTATCTTCTGGGTTTAGTTCATCATTCTTCACTCTATTCTCTTTTGTGTATACTTCAATTTCTTCCCTCAACATCGTTACTTCACACTTGTTACCTTTCTGGTCGAGTTCATTCCTCTGCCCTCTATTATATTTCCTGAGTTGTTCTATTTCTTCCCTCAACATCATTATTTCTCCACAAATGATATATTTCTTGTTGAGTTCATCCTTCAGCGCTCCATTCTCTTTTCCCAATTGTTCTATTTCTTCCCTCAACATCATTATTTCACCGCAAATGTTGTCTTTCTGGTTGAGTTCATCCTTCTGCTCTCTATTCTCTTTTCTGAGTTGTTCTATTTCTTCCCTCAACATCATAACTTCATCACAAATGATATTTTTCTGGTTTAGTTCATCCTTCAGAACTGTATTCTCTTTACTGAGTTGTTCTATTTCTTCCCTCGACATCATTGCTTCACCACAAATGATATCTTTCTGGTTGAGTTCATGCTTCTGCGCTCTATTCTCTTTTCTAAATTGCTCTATTTCTTCCCTCAATATCATTACTTCACCACAAATGATACTTTTCTGGCTTAGTTCATCCTTCAGAACTCTATTCTCTTTACCGAGTTGCTCTATTTCTTCCCTCAACATCATTGCTTCACCACAAATGATATCTTTCTGGTAGAGTTCATCCTTCTGCGCTCTATTCTCTTTTCTTAGTTGCTCTATTTCTTCCCTCAGCATCATTAATTCATCAAAAGTGATGCTTTTCCGGTTGAGTTCATCCTTCTGAACCCTGTTCTCTTTTCTGAGTTGCTCTATTTCTTCCCTCAACATCACTACTTCGTAAATGTTATATTTCTGCTTGTTCTGATCCTTATGATCCTTGTTCTCTTCACCAAGTCTCTCAATTTCCATCACATCATTTGCAGCCACAAACTGAACTTCCTTCAGTTCTGCACAGTTATCGAATTTAGAATCCTCTTCCTCTTCTGGCTCAGGATCATCAATTTCAGATTCCCCAGACTCCTCCACATCACAACTCTCAGAACAGCTATCATAACTGTCATTTGCAAAACTCATCAACTTCTCTGGTTGATGATGCTTGAGTGGAGAAAAGGGTGATCCTCCAGTCTTCTGCTGACGAATTCCAGCGATTTGATCATACCGCTCAGCTAATGATCGATGTGTCCTATAAAAGTCTTCAACCATGCTCACAAGCTGTGGTCTCTTCTTGTAATACATCTCAGCACGTTGGGCAAAGGAATCTGCATCTTCTTCAATTAGTTTTAAGATTGCCTTTGTCTTCTCATTTAGCTCTGCCATAAAAAGCACAGTAAAATTACGTTCCATTATTAAACTACATATGAACAAAAAAGGCCAGGACATCATAGGCATGGCCTAATAATCCAACCAAGCTCCCACtaccaaaaaaagaaatataatccAACTAAACACTGATTGATACAAGTAACAAATGCATAGGGACAAAGTCAAAAGGGAGTGAgagaaaaaggttttaaaaagtaaagctcatgaaatataagaaaacaaagGTTTTGCATTTTTCTAAACCAGTACTTTCTTTAAACCCTTGTAAGGGTCCTGTTTCTTTTAAGTAATTCTTTTTAAGTGGAGAaagtagagagagagagagacacgTGTAATGTAGGTCTAAATACTTGTATCGCAAAAGTAATAACAAAGGACCAGAGAATGATTTGGGGATCTTggtttattcaaatattatgcCCTTAATATTATTAGGGCAGGTGGGTAAAAAATTACACACCATCATTGCATGATGATGATAAGCCATGAAAAACATTACGGCTAAAGTCAATCCATCACTGCACTAATGAACTTTGCGTGCATCTAATTTTCACTAAACATCTAACTGTAGAAACCAGGATTTCAGTAAAATCttgaaataatttgttttttaacttACTGTTCAACTAATCAAGTAGTAACATGTTTGTCAAATTTTCAGACGCCAAACTTTTAAACTATTTAACAAATCTGAGACAGAATGTATAGAAGTTGTTAAAGCCAATAATATAAGAAGGAAACAGTACCTGTGAGAGTGGATTGAAGCCAAGGGGATCGTCTTGTGTTACTGTGGCTCTCAAGCCACCACCACTGTGACGGTTGATTCTTCATCATTTTAGCCCTCCTCCTCAGTTGTCTATGTTATCACGAACACCAAGAGCCTATGTATGGcaaaacacataataaaaaacaaaaagaaaaccttGATTTCTCCAAACAAAAATCGCAAATATCatacataataataacataaacaatTATGACGTCTCAATCACTAAATTAGTATGTCTTGGtcagaaaatgaagaaatatacgggaaaaaaaaaaactactgtTTAAAGGAAACCGTTTCATTCCAAATAATAACCATAATTAGTCGATTCACAgtgcataaaaaataaaatcagacaATATAGAAAcgaaaaaaacaaacatatcaaGTTCGATGGAATGACAAATGCACCGACTGAGACACACTAACACTGCCACTTCGTCTTTCACAAGGCACCGCATACAAACAAACATAAACTTCCCCGAACAATGCCACTTCCTTTAGCAGAAAACACTCGAAATTCGAAAGTTCAGAGACAAAAACatacatacaaatataaaaataaacaaatcaagacaaaattaaacacaagaaaagaaaaaagaggatttacgtggaagaagaagaagaaagagaaaatctCACATGAATTAATGCAATGCTTGCCACCACCGCCTGCGATGGAATTAGAATTAGAGTTCACGAAGAGCAAGAGATTAGAACAGGACCATTTTATATATACTGTTGTTTTcggttttgaaattcttgatttGTCTCATCTGAAACCCTCCACCTATCATCATACCACACGTGTACTCAACATATCACAATCAACCCTTTGCCTCGTCCGACCAATCATAGtaataattcatataaacaCACTCAAATTCAAAATGCTACAGTTCAGTCAATGATCCCGCTGCCATAATCTATGGAAGGTTTAAATTGAAAAGCACGAAGATTATGAGAAAAATTAGTGCTTCAGTAATGCAATAACTATGCTTAAAtgatgtattaattatttaaattggtGATTAGCGATAATTCTGATTTGGCAAAAGCAGTATCTGGCGTGTGACTTAGATGGAAAATCGGAGGAGCGTGATGTGAAGACAAAAATTTTAGTGCAACGGTCGAACCCAAACTATATACTAATTCAAAATAAACGCATTTTCTAGTGACAGATCAGTTTGTGGGGACACTGTGTTGGGTGGCTGTTTCATTTTGAGTGGTggcaataaaatttgtttgactagtaattattttttttttaatggctTATTTAACTTTTAGAGAAATTCTATTAGTTTTTATCTCTTCATTAAAGCTTAAATATTTCGtttatttcagtttttaattCTGTTTAATGATCTTTTCATCTTTGTCTTTTGTATGTTATGTAAAGACATGAATTAGagattgtattttataataGCGTGGTTTCTTTAATATCTTATAAAAGGACATATAActtaagaaatttatattttataatatcattGTCATGAAATTTCGAAGCTGATGAACATTTTCCTCCTTTTCAAGCATATTAcgtactttttttatatataaatgtacgTTTTTCAAGTTTCTGTGTGGAATGAacatggaataaaataaaaccagaTACACATaacatgtaattaaaaaagttcACTCTGTTCTGTTTCGGATAAAAAAGCCAAATTTAAAGAGATGAGTTTGATGAAATTAgtgaagattaaaaatatataaattaaaaaatagtatgatGGTTATTTATTGTAATGAAAGTGATTTTatgagttatttatttttatttttttttggtttctgTGTGTTCATATTGTTTTAACTTTCCATCACTTATCCTATTTTCGTTATATCCTTAATATTAGTATTACAATTCATAGCAAATACTTATGAGTGTGTCagaattatactatttttaatttataaaaaggaaTATTACATTTTCTAGACTAGTCTTGATTATATTCATTGAAGATCATCCAGACATGTTtgattataaacatattttttaaataatagtattaaatattgtgacatcccaaaatttACATGACATGTATATCATGTAGTCTAGATCtcatcatttataataaaagaaagcagtCAAGAGTGATTAAAGTATAAAGGATTACGGTCATCCTTAAACTGTACAATTTGGAAAACTTGGAGAACTAGAGTTTCTCCCTTAAATTACAGAGAGtttaaaacttagaacatgACAAAGTTTCCTCAAAATATCCTAGGATAAGATAATTAAAGCCTAGAGAACTAGACAACAACATTTCCTTCCCcatcaagagttgtttccaaagtATCTCCTCActatctgctcccatccaagtgaaGATCATCGCAAGGTAAACAAAcgcaaacatggcacaaacacaagagattgcaagggtgagctaattatatgaaaaaacatacaacatagagcatgtacatacaagatattaatttaaagcaaacaagataaaacattcatccggttagaagtgggttttaggcctaacttaaccccacaaaaccagcttgtaaggtgaggtctgcaccccacttatatattataaattggccttatctctagtcaatgtgggacttccaacacacctccctcacgccgaggtatatacatctcgagcgtgagactagatattaatgggtgatCCGATAAtggcccaatagcgggtggaacaatatgcccaacaatcgctaggataggctctaaccatagctctgataccatgttagaagtgggttttaggcctaactcaaccccacaaaaccggcttgtaaggtgaggtctgcaccccacttatatattataaatt
This genomic interval from Vigna radiata var. radiata cultivar VC1973A chromosome 8, Vradiata_ver6, whole genome shotgun sequence contains the following:
- the LOC106772010 gene encoding classical arabinogalactan protein 26; the protein is MASFWSFLVMLMALMACNSSLALPSRQNMHVSTISAAPTTLPGAPMQFSPSMSPDIDPLFPTPGTAAFSPSDSSIPTIPSSPSPPNPDVTNNPGSVLAFPPSESMPALAPSSHGVSLPLYSLFHLPILVFCIMLLHGM
- the LOC106772009 gene encoding protein NETWORKED 4B; its protein translation is MMKNQPSQWWWLESHSNTRRSPWLQSTLTELNEKTKAILKLIEEDADSFAQRAEMYYKKRPQLVSMVEDFYRTHRSLAERYDQIAGIRQQKTGGSPFSPLKHHQPEKLMSFANDSYDSCSESCDVEESGESEIDDPEPEEEEDSKFDNCAELKEVQFVAANDVMEIERLGEENKDHKDQNKQKYNIYEVVMLREEIEQLRKENRVQKDELNRKSITFDELMMLREEIEQLRKENRAQKDELYQKDIICGEAMMLREEIEQLGKENRVLKDELSQKSIICGEVMILREEIEQFRKENRAQKHELNQKDIICGEAMMSREEIEQLSKENTVLKDELNQKNIICDEVMMLREEIEQLRKENREQKDELNQKDNICGEIMMLREEIEQLGKENGALKDELNKKYIICGEIMMLREEIEQLRKYNRGQRNELDQKGNKCEVTMLREEIEVYTKENRVKNDELNPEDSVCGEVVMLRKEIERLGKDERAQKGTLSGEVMKLRQENSAQKDHLKQKDQEKIEVIRHLSLAIDMLKQENVKMRSFIAKESANKWKNPFGFKNFMGSLSEQLFNGITKNQPSIVAL